AGCCTTCCATCCCAGAGAATATCTCCCTTAACTTAGGATGTTGCTTGTGAAAAGCGTACCGATCCCAGATTGCCGCCACCACCGATCCACTGCTTCCCAAGCCCGAAGAAGCAGGAATGTTGGAATCAAGATAGACCCCCTCCGCCAGATCTTTGCCCAATAATTCCAGGTTCAATAATTTAGAAATTTCAAAATCCTCCTTCAGGAATTCTAAAAACAAACCAAGTTGTGGATCTGCAGTGTCCTTTTTTTCCCATTTGGCGCTAAAAAGAGAATATGGCAAACCCAAAGCGGTACCACCATATAAAACGGCATATTCTCCAATCAGAAGTACTTTGGCAGGATAAATACGTGGTTTCCAAATTTGATTTTCAATCAAAGGAAATATTTTCTGCAATGATAAGGAAATGATCAATGGTAAAACCAATTTGGGCAGGAAACAATACCGAATGGAGTGAACATTAGGTCTGTATGATAGGATTCTATCCTCAATTTTCAATTTATTTAGAGTTATCTAATTTATTTTTTAATGTTATTTAATATTTATTTTAAATTAATTCTTAAAACTTAACTTTGCAGGAAACAATCGATTTTGAAAACAAGCATAGATATACTCGTGCCTTCTATTGGAGAATCTGTCACTGAGGTGACCCTATCCAGGTGGCTTGTGCCCGATGGGGCCATTGTTCAAATTGATCAGCCATTGTGCGAATTTGAGTCCGACAAGGCCACTTTTGAATTGCCCGCCGAAAAAGCCGGGAAGCTCATCCACCAGGCCAAAGAAGGCGATGATCTCAAGGTGGGAACCCTGGTCGCTCAAATTGATCTCTCAGTTACTGAACAAAGTAATCCTGAAGCTCCGACAGTGGCAGCAAAATCTGAAAAAGAGAACAAAACAGTATTCGAATTACCGGCAGCACCTTCTGCAGCAAAAATGATGCGGGAAGAAGGTCTGAGCAAAGAGAACATTCAGGGCAGCGGAAAGGACGGCCGAATCACCAAGGGCGATGTATTGGAACATCTCCAATCCAAGACCCAAGCTCAGCCGGAAAGCTCTCCGGATTCTGGATCCGTCGTGGAAAACCCAGCGTTTCCACAGACTGCATTCAGCCGGGGACAAAGAAGAAGCAAGATGTCCAGAATGCGCAGAACCATTTCCAAAAGGCTGGTTGCCGTCAAAAACGAAACTGCCATGCTGACCACTTTCAACGAGGTGGACATGGGAGCTGTCATCGAGTGGAGAAGCAAATACAACGAAGCGTTCCAGACAAAATACGGTATCAAGCTCGGCTTTATGTCTTTTTTTGCCAAGGCTTCTGCCATCGCATTGATGGAGATGCCTGAGGTCAATGCCCATATTGACGGTGAGGATTTTGTTTTTCACGATTATGTGGATATATCGAT
This window of the Saprospiraceae bacterium genome carries:
- the odhB gene encoding 2-oxoglutarate dehydrogenase complex dihydrolipoyllysine-residue succinyltransferase translates to MKTSIDILVPSIGESVTEVTLSRWLVPDGAIVQIDQPLCEFESDKATFELPAEKAGKLIHQAKEGDDLKVGTLVAQIDLSVTEQSNPEAPTVAAKSEKENKTVFELPAAPSAAKMMREEGLSKENIQGSGKDGRITKGDVLEHLQSKTQAQPESSPDSGSVVENPAFPQTAFSRGQRRSKMSRMRRTISKRLVAVKNETAMLTTFNEVDMGAVIEWRSKYNEAFQTKYGIKLGFMSFFAKASAIALMEMPEVNAHIDGEDFVFHDYVDISMAISTANGLVVPPIHNVESLSLDVFETKLKILAEKARNGKLSLEEMSGGTFTITNGGVFGSLMSTPIINEPQSAILGLHAIKERPVALNGQVVIRPMMYLALSYDHRVIDGSSSVKFLVRIKELIEDPARLFLQI